The Aurantiacibacter gangjinensis genome includes a region encoding these proteins:
- a CDS encoding endonuclease domain-containing protein translates to MRGLFASTSHKEEGERKVPSSSEEGVGGGAVSRTTLLERARQMRNNPTEPEKRLWQHLRGSQLSGCKFRRQTIIDNRIVDFFCPEKGVIVEVDGDTHDRHSDAIRDKRMLDAHGFTTVRITNEEVIQNIDGVLTFIALQLAEAGDRWRRGNHPLTPSFEKEGE, encoded by the coding sequence ATGCGTGGCCTGTTCGCAAGCACCTCTCACAAGGAGGAGGGTGAGAGGAAAGTCCCCTCCTCTTCAGAGGAGGGGGTTGGGGGTGGTGCGGTATCCCGCACAACTCTACTCGAACGCGCGCGCCAGATGCGGAACAACCCGACCGAGCCGGAGAAACGGTTATGGCAACATTTGCGGGGCAGCCAGCTATCGGGCTGCAAGTTTCGCCGACAGACCATTATCGACAATCGCATCGTCGACTTCTTTTGCCCCGAGAAGGGCGTAATCGTCGAGGTCGATGGCGACACGCATGATCGGCACAGCGATGCCATACGCGATAAGCGGATGCTGGATGCGCATGGGTTCACGACAGTCCGGATCACCAATGAAGAGGTCATTCAGAACATCGATGGCGTGCTGACCTTTATCGCACTTCAGCTGGCAGAGGCTGGCGACCGTTGGCGTCGCGGCAACCACCCCCTGACCCCCTCCTTTGAAAAGGAGGGGGAATGA
- a CDS encoding TonB-dependent receptor domain-containing protein, whose product MALHEACRKGPGGRLPMRGRNSADFRGFSIFMALAPAARDYVCLQNVTRFDCVGNLSTHRLYGGPRWCLRHGQEGGIRTHPALTDRNLQPNVAFFPTELPTTRSILMFTINKKASLLASTVILGSLVATPAVAQDDPTIEPNAAEQGERIVVTGTRIQRQNVDTAAPIAVVDSEEFSLAGAVNVENVINTLPQVVPGITSFSNNPGNGTASLNLRGLGATRTMLLVNDRRWMFYDTNQVVDLNTIPQFLLESVDVVTGGASAVYGSDALAGVVNFRLRDLDGAEFGGQYSITDRGDGDRYQIHGAIGTDFADGRGNVTVFGEYFNREDIFQGDRAFSNFALGGSPLQQLGSSLPPETRLQYRGDGDTTGTSFAPAPGGTSNSLGIFGSPGSLRTYSTPGDLYNYAPVNYLQLPQERYMLGGYGSYEIAEAIEFYGEVAYVNNQVDSELAPTPILINTFLDIDSLVANGFIDAATEAEFRALDASESGADANDGTIDVQIRRRLEEAGGRRNLDERNSFRVLGGLRGGLTDWLNYDAYYMYSRTRNANIQQGNASVSRFTAAVNGTGAEQINIFGAGQLTPDMVDVFRIQAQNGDISDLQVASVALSGTFGDFSLGVAEPVGFAFGGEYREVNSEFLPDEFLASGDVAGFNAGQPTEGGYNVNEIFAEINVPFETESGMRLELNGAARYSDYSLERVGGVWTYAGGVQFAPIEDIRFRAQYQRAVRAPNVGELFQGTAIGFPGANDPCATAAAGSGALRTLCANNGVPTALLDELASGDQGRIDAASELIQPDGQIAALFGGSPLLSEETSDSWTFGVVLQPQAIPGLTITADYFDINIEDAISTPSLQNQLDLCYVQLQSLASEFCSKFVGTRDPINGDFSRDDAPVLTGENVASLSTSGIDLQVSYGLDLGFSVLGNGGSDLNLSFLGTWTETSDFAPDQNNPDNVVECAARFGLNCDEPTPAFKWTARASYVDGPLTFSTRWRHLSAVDDDDDGTVYHVERIAAYDLLDLTLSYDFMETVTFTVGVNNLFDTLPSTPEFNAAGQVINDTNTLLLGDFNNAEQANTYPSTYDVLGRDFFASVLFRF is encoded by the coding sequence ATGGCGCTGCACGAGGCCTGTAGGAAAGGGCCGGGCGGTCGCTTACCGATGCGCGGGCGCAACAGTGCCGATTTTCGTGGCTTTTCCATATTTATGGCATTGGCCCCTGCGGCCCGCGATTACGTCTGTCTCCAAAATGTCACACGATTTGATTGCGTGGGAAACCTGTCCACTCACCGATTGTATGGCGGGCCGCGATGGTGTTTGAGGCATGGTCAGGAAGGAGGGATTAGGACGCATCCGGCCCTGACAGACAGGAATCTGCAGCCGAATGTTGCCTTCTTTCCAACGGAATTGCCCACTACCAGGAGCATTTTAATGTTTACTATCAATAAGAAAGCGTCGCTGCTGGCGAGCACGGTGATCCTCGGATCGCTGGTCGCCACGCCTGCCGTCGCCCAGGACGATCCCACGATCGAGCCGAACGCGGCCGAACAGGGCGAGCGCATCGTCGTTACCGGTACGCGCATTCAGCGCCAGAACGTCGACACCGCGGCGCCGATCGCCGTCGTCGACAGCGAAGAATTCTCGCTTGCCGGTGCAGTGAACGTCGAGAACGTGATCAACACCCTGCCGCAGGTCGTGCCGGGCATCACCTCGTTCTCCAACAATCCCGGTAACGGCACCGCCTCGCTGAACCTGCGTGGCCTGGGTGCGACCCGCACCATGCTGCTGGTCAACGACCGTCGCTGGATGTTCTACGATACAAACCAGGTCGTCGACCTCAACACCATCCCGCAGTTCCTGCTGGAAAGCGTTGACGTGGTGACCGGTGGTGCATCGGCCGTTTACGGTTCGGACGCTCTTGCCGGCGTTGTGAACTTCCGCCTGCGTGACCTCGATGGCGCAGAATTCGGTGGCCAGTACTCGATCACCGACCGTGGCGATGGCGACCGCTATCAGATCCACGGCGCGATCGGCACCGATTTCGCCGATGGCCGCGGTAACGTCACGGTCTTCGGTGAATACTTCAACCGTGAAGACATCTTCCAAGGCGACCGCGCCTTCTCGAACTTCGCTCTGGGCGGCTCGCCGCTGCAACAGCTGGGTTCGTCGCTTCCGCCCGAAACGCGTCTGCAGTATCGCGGCGATGGAGACACCACGGGCACCTCGTTTGCTCCGGCTCCGGGCGGCACCTCGAATAGCTTGGGTATCTTCGGAAGCCCCGGCTCGCTCCGTACCTACTCGACGCCTGGTGACCTTTATAACTACGCGCCTGTGAACTACCTGCAGCTTCCGCAAGAGCGTTATATGCTTGGCGGTTACGGTAGTTACGAGATCGCCGAAGCCATCGAGTTCTACGGTGAAGTGGCGTACGTCAACAACCAGGTCGACTCCGAGCTGGCTCCGACGCCGATCCTTATCAATACCTTCCTCGACATCGACTCCTTGGTTGCAAATGGCTTCATCGATGCCGCGACCGAGGCCGAATTCCGTGCGCTCGACGCTTCGGAAAGCGGTGCCGATGCCAATGACGGCACGATCGACGTTCAGATCCGTCGTCGTCTCGAAGAAGCTGGCGGTCGTCGTAACCTCGACGAGCGTAACTCCTTCCGCGTTCTGGGCGGCCTGCGTGGCGGCCTGACGGACTGGCTGAACTACGACGCATACTATATGTATTCGCGTACGCGTAACGCCAACATCCAGCAGGGTAACGCCTCCGTTTCTCGCTTCACCGCTGCCGTCAACGGTACCGGCGCTGAGCAGATCAACATCTTCGGCGCCGGTCAGCTGACGCCGGACATGGTCGATGTGTTCCGCATCCAGGCACAGAATGGCGACATTTCCGACCTGCAGGTGGCTTCGGTCGCTCTTTCGGGCACCTTCGGCGACTTCTCGCTGGGTGTCGCAGAGCCGGTCGGTTTCGCCTTCGGCGGTGAATACCGCGAAGTGAACTCCGAGTTCCTGCCTGACGAATTCCTCGCTTCGGGCGACGTTGCCGGCTTCAACGCCGGTCAGCCGACCGAAGGCGGTTACAACGTCAACGAGATCTTTGCCGAGATCAATGTGCCGTTCGAAACCGAAAGCGGCATGCGTTTGGAACTGAATGGTGCAGCACGTTACTCTGACTACTCGCTCGAGCGTGTCGGCGGCGTATGGACCTATGCTGGCGGCGTTCAGTTCGCCCCGATCGAGGACATCCGCTTCCGTGCGCAGTATCAGCGCGCTGTTCGCGCGCCGAACGTGGGTGAATTGTTCCAGGGTACGGCTATCGGCTTCCCGGGTGCAAACGATCCTTGCGCTACCGCTGCTGCCGGCTCTGGCGCGCTTCGTACGCTTTGTGCCAATAATGGCGTGCCGACGGCGCTTCTGGACGAACTCGCTTCCGGCGACCAAGGCCGTATCGATGCGGCATCGGAGCTGATCCAGCCCGACGGTCAGATCGCGGCGCTCTTCGGTGGTAGCCCTCTTCTCTCGGAAGAGACGTCCGACTCGTGGACGTTTGGTGTTGTGCTGCAACCGCAGGCAATCCCGGGTCTGACGATCACGGCTGACTACTTCGATATCAACATCGAAGATGCGATCTCGACACCGAGCCTGCAGAACCAGCTCGACCTGTGCTATGTGCAGCTGCAGAGCCTGGCCAGCGAGTTCTGCTCGAAGTTCGTTGGCACGCGTGACCCGATCAATGGCGACTTCTCGCGTGACGATGCACCGGTCCTGACCGGTGAGAACGTTGCTAGCCTGTCCACGAGCGGTATCGACTTGCAGGTCAGCTATGGCCTCGATCTCGGCTTCTCGGTTCTGGGTAATGGCGGTTCGGATCTGAACCTGTCGTTCCTTGGCACATGGACGGAAACGAGCGACTTCGCGCCTGACCAGAACAATCCCGACAATGTCGTGGAATGTGCTGCTCGCTTCGGCCTGAATTGCGACGAACCGACCCCTGCGTTCAAATGGACGGCGCGTGCCAGCTATGTCGATGGTCCGCTGACCTTCTCGACCCGCTGGCGTCACCTGTCGGCTGTGGATGATGACGACGATGGCACGGTGTATCACGTCGAGCGCATCGCCGCTTACGACCTGCTGGACCTCACCCTGTCGTATGACTTCATGGAAACGGTGACCTTCACGGTCGGTGTGAACAACCTGTTCGACACGCTGCCGTCGACGCCGGAGTTCAACGCAGCTGGCCAGGTCATCAACGACACCAACACGCTGCTGCTCGGCGACTTTAACAACGCTGAGCAGGCGAACACCTACCCGTCGACCTACGACGTGCTGGGTCGCGACTTCTTCGCATCGGTCCTGTTCCGCTTCTAA
- the recN gene encoding DNA repair protein RecN: MLTSLAIRNIVLIEALDLSFGHGLGVLTGETGAGKSILLDALGLVLGNRADNALVRGGEEQASVTATFEFEALPRAVEEALNDAEVELEPGEPLIVRRRLKADGGSKAWINDQPVGVALLRTIAGALVELHGQHDDRGLVNPRGHRALLDRYAGADVAGVRAAWDDWQAARGALEQARSGIAQAKADQDLLLAHLSELTAIEPEDGEEERLANARADMQKGEKLAGDLEDLRALWDGSDSPLASLRVAARKLDRIAEEHALLTEALGALDRAVIEAGEAEEKLQAAAEAMQHDPQELDRIETRLFELRALARKHSCQVDDLPEVIRTLRSKLDAIEQGDADLADLEAAERKAHEVYRARAEALHASRVAAAMQLDEAVAAELAPLKLDAARFRTAVNALEEERWTAGGMDSVEFLIATNPGADFAPLNKIASGGELSRFILALKVALAEQGGAATVIFDEIDRGVGGAVASAIGERLARLASEEGQLLAVTHSPQVAARGARHYLIAKSSEGTVTKTSVALLDESGRQEEIARMLSGAEVTPEARAQADRLLEGV, from the coding sequence ATGCTGACCTCGCTTGCCATCCGGAACATCGTGCTGATCGAGGCGCTCGACCTGAGCTTCGGGCATGGCCTTGGCGTGCTCACGGGCGAAACCGGTGCGGGCAAGTCCATCCTGCTTGATGCGCTGGGGCTGGTGCTGGGCAACCGGGCCGACAATGCGCTCGTGCGCGGCGGGGAGGAGCAGGCGAGCGTTACCGCGACATTCGAGTTCGAAGCCCTGCCAAGAGCGGTCGAAGAGGCGCTGAACGATGCAGAGGTGGAGCTCGAACCGGGCGAGCCGCTGATCGTGCGCCGACGCCTCAAGGCCGATGGCGGCAGCAAGGCCTGGATCAACGATCAGCCCGTTGGCGTGGCATTACTGCGCACGATTGCCGGCGCCCTGGTGGAACTGCACGGCCAGCATGACGATCGCGGCCTCGTCAATCCGCGCGGACACCGCGCTCTGCTCGATCGCTATGCCGGCGCTGATGTGGCGGGCGTGCGGGCGGCGTGGGACGATTGGCAGGCGGCGCGCGGGGCGCTGGAACAGGCACGTTCCGGCATTGCGCAGGCCAAGGCCGATCAGGATCTGCTGCTGGCTCATCTTTCCGAACTGACCGCCATCGAACCGGAGGATGGCGAGGAAGAGCGCCTCGCCAATGCGCGCGCCGATATGCAGAAGGGCGAGAAGCTGGCAGGCGATCTGGAAGACCTGCGCGCGCTATGGGATGGATCGGATTCGCCGCTCGCATCGCTGCGGGTTGCCGCGCGCAAGCTGGACCGGATTGCCGAGGAACACGCGCTGCTGACCGAAGCGCTGGGCGCTCTGGACCGCGCGGTGATCGAGGCGGGCGAAGCGGAGGAAAAACTGCAGGCCGCCGCCGAAGCGATGCAGCACGATCCGCAGGAACTGGATCGCATCGAGACGCGCTTGTTCGAATTGCGGGCACTGGCGCGGAAACATTCGTGCCAGGTGGATGATCTGCCCGAAGTCATCCGGACCTTGCGCAGCAAGCTCGATGCCATCGAACAAGGCGATGCCGACCTTGCCGATCTGGAAGCGGCGGAGCGAAAAGCGCACGAGGTCTACCGCGCGCGGGCCGAGGCTTTGCATGCCAGCCGCGTGGCCGCCGCGATGCAGCTGGACGAAGCGGTCGCCGCCGAGCTCGCTCCGCTAAAGCTGGACGCCGCGCGCTTTCGGACGGCGGTAAATGCCTTGGAGGAAGAGCGCTGGACCGCTGGCGGCATGGACAGCGTGGAATTCCTCATCGCCACCAATCCGGGCGCAGATTTCGCGCCGCTCAACAAGATCGCCTCTGGCGGCGAACTCTCGCGCTTCATCCTCGCACTCAAAGTCGCGCTGGCTGAGCAGGGCGGGGCGGCGACGGTAATCTTCGACGAGATCGACCGCGGCGTTGGCGGGGCAGTGGCGTCGGCTATCGGCGAGAGACTGGCGCGTCTGGCGAGCGAGGAAGGGCAGTTGCTGGCCGTGACGCACAGTCCACAAGTGGCTGCCCGCGGGGCGCGACACTATCTGATCGCAAAGTCGTCCGAAGGGACGGTGACGAAAACGAGCGTTGCGCTGCTGGACGAAAGCGGCCGGCAGGAAGAGATCGCGCGGATGCTGTCCGGCGCTGAGGTGACGCCCGAGGCGAGGGCGCAGGCGGATCGGTTGCTGGAGGGGGTGTGA
- a CDS encoding 2OG-Fe(II) oxygenase has translation MAKALFALNPDLDRAALAREFAAKRRMQVRNILTDETARTLRDILAHGTEWGVTVQAGRDGQPKSWRGREVRDPAVGREVVEQVKATDRAAAQGDYAFRLNRYSLVEGLQQGWDPGGPMEVLLEHLNAPEFMQLMRDISGMDDLAKADGHASLYAPNHFLGRHNDSHVAEGWRIAYVLNLTVDDWHPDWGGYLVFFDEDGNVETGFKPQFNTLNLFAVPQDHAVTYVPPFAPRGRYAISGWLRDR, from the coding sequence ATGGCCAAGGCTCTGTTTGCACTGAACCCCGATCTCGACCGCGCGGCGCTGGCCCGGGAATTTGCCGCAAAGCGACGCATGCAAGTGCGCAATATCCTGACCGACGAGACGGCGCGGACCTTGCGCGACATCCTCGCACACGGCACCGAATGGGGCGTGACCGTGCAGGCTGGCCGCGATGGTCAGCCGAAAAGCTGGCGCGGGCGCGAAGTGCGCGATCCAGCGGTGGGGCGCGAAGTGGTCGAGCAGGTCAAAGCGACCGACCGCGCCGCCGCGCAGGGCGATTACGCTTTCCGGCTCAACCGCTACTCGCTGGTCGAAGGGCTGCAGCAGGGCTGGGACCCGGGCGGCCCGATGGAAGTGCTGCTGGAGCATCTGAACGCCCCCGAATTCATGCAGTTGATGCGCGATATCTCGGGCATGGACGATCTCGCCAAGGCCGATGGCCATGCCAGCCTGTACGCGCCCAACCACTTCCTCGGTCGGCACAATGACAGCCATGTCGCGGAAGGCTGGCGCATCGCTTACGTGCTCAACCTGACCGTCGACGACTGGCATCCCGATTGGGGCGGTTACCTCGTATTCTTCGACGAGGATGGCAATGTGGAAACGGGCTTCAAGCCGCAATTCAATACGCTGAACCTTTTTGCCGTGCCGCAGGACCATGCCGTCACCTACGTCCCGCCCTTCGCGCCACGCGGGCGCTATGCGATCAGCGGATGGCTGCGCGACAGGTGA
- a CDS encoding tetratricopeptide repeat protein — translation MTDLAAARQANSQGHAAMKAGQTAEAEAHFARAVDQAPDDPQFRLNHAIALNALGRSGDAMAALQQCEAEGQSNPAYCSTRGAVARALDRRDEAAHWYDRALALDPARVRALHGRARVAIERAEADALDRFDRALQANPGDVDLWLGKAQALDVAGDTAAAREIAEKLVTQLPQYADGLRFLAQLRLAAGDTDYTSHYTDAANKVPANPAIPQDHASLLAGLEDYAGALAVAEKARTAFPDIQQFALMEATFAGALGQDDHAEALFGTISLDDAQRWTQEARHALRIGDTERAGTAVERALARDPASVSAWALRGLLWRLADDPRAHWLHEQDGLVQMVDLQDADIVLPPAIAMLHDLHDGSPLPLGQSLRGGTQTRGNLFDRMEPELRALRDAILATLKEYRAALPAYDAAHPLLRHRNAPWTISGSWSVRLAGGGDHHAAHVHPAGILSSALYCELPDEVEKSHEHAGWLELGRPSIDLPLDLPPLETLQPRVGALALFPSTLYHGTRPFEGGRRMTVAFDVTLGDGVAP, via the coding sequence GTGACCGACCTCGCCGCAGCACGGCAGGCCAACAGCCAGGGCCACGCGGCGATGAAAGCCGGACAGACTGCCGAGGCCGAAGCGCATTTCGCGCGCGCTGTGGATCAAGCGCCGGACGATCCGCAATTTCGCCTCAACCACGCCATCGCGCTGAATGCGCTGGGCCGTTCGGGCGATGCGATGGCAGCGTTGCAGCAATGCGAGGCCGAGGGCCAAAGCAATCCTGCCTATTGCTCGACCCGCGGAGCGGTGGCCCGTGCGCTGGACCGGCGCGACGAGGCGGCGCATTGGTATGACCGCGCTCTGGCGCTCGATCCCGCGCGGGTGCGCGCGCTGCATGGCCGGGCGCGGGTCGCCATCGAGCGGGCGGAGGCGGACGCGCTCGACCGCTTCGACCGCGCCTTGCAGGCCAATCCGGGCGACGTCGATTTGTGGCTCGGCAAGGCGCAGGCGCTGGACGTGGCAGGCGACACGGCTGCTGCGCGCGAGATCGCGGAAAAGCTGGTGACGCAGCTGCCGCAATATGCCGATGGGCTGCGCTTCCTTGCGCAGTTGCGCTTGGCGGCGGGGGACACCGACTACACCAGCCATTACACTGATGCCGCGAACAAGGTGCCGGCCAATCCGGCCATTCCGCAAGACCATGCGTCGCTGTTGGCGGGGCTGGAGGATTACGCGGGCGCTCTCGCGGTCGCAGAGAAAGCGCGCACCGCTTTCCCGGACATACAGCAATTCGCGCTGATGGAAGCCACCTTCGCAGGCGCGCTTGGGCAGGATGACCATGCAGAGGCGCTGTTCGGCACGATTTCGCTCGACGATGCACAACGCTGGACGCAGGAGGCACGCCATGCGCTTCGCATCGGCGATACCGAGCGCGCCGGAACAGCCGTAGAGCGCGCTCTTGCGCGTGACCCGGCGAGCGTCTCCGCCTGGGCGCTGCGCGGCCTGCTCTGGCGGCTGGCGGACGATCCGCGCGCGCATTGGCTGCACGAGCAGGACGGCCTTGTGCAGATGGTCGACCTGCAAGACGCCGACATCGTCCTCCCGCCCGCCATCGCCATGCTGCATGACCTGCATGACGGCTCGCCCTTGCCGCTGGGCCAATCGCTGCGCGGCGGCACCCAGACACGCGGCAATCTGTTCGACCGGATGGAGCCGGAGCTGCGTGCGCTGCGCGACGCGATCCTCGCCACGCTGAAGGAGTACCGCGCCGCCCTTCCCGCTTACGACGCTGCCCACCCATTGCTGCGCCATCGCAATGCGCCGTGGACGATCAGCGGATCATGGTCCGTGCGGCTGGCGGGCGGTGGCGATCACCACGCCGCGCATGTTCACCCCGCGGGCATCCTCTCCAGCGCGCTCTATTGCGAATTGCCGGACGAGGTGGAGAAGAGCCACGAGCATGCGGGATGGCTCGAACTGGGACGCCCGTCCATCGACCTGCCGCTCGACCTCCCCCCGCTCGAGACGCTGCAACCGCGGGTCGGCGCGCTCGCCCTGTTTCCCAGCACGCTGTACCACGGCACGCGGCCCTTTGAAGGCGGTCGGCGGATGACTGTTGCATTCGATGTCACTTTGGGGGACGGCGTGGCGCCATGA
- a CDS encoding MarR family transcriptional regulator encodes MSNSDAYLRGILSVVARQAIPPDQLASQVGVGKTKLKQIEAYNLCDGSLTQGEVAKQLGIDSGNFSKTIARWSDDGLIVRTEVSGQMRPVHLYPISAAVIKKFEKGDPA; translated from the coding sequence ATGTCTAACTCAGATGCATACTTGCGAGGAATTTTGAGTGTTGTTGCTCGTCAAGCTATTCCGCCTGATCAGCTTGCCAGCCAAGTCGGTGTCGGAAAGACGAAACTCAAGCAAATCGAAGCCTACAATCTTTGTGATGGGTCGCTGACCCAAGGAGAAGTTGCCAAGCAGCTGGGGATCGATTCCGGCAACTTCAGCAAAACCATAGCTCGCTGGTCAGATGACGGCCTTATCGTTCGCACCGAAGTATCAGGTCAGATGAGGCCGGTGCATCTCTACCCTATTTCCGCTGCTGTAATCAAAAAGTTCGAAAAAGGCGATCCTGCATGA
- a CDS encoding PilZ domain-containing protein, with translation MSVLTIRAHKRYATRLPVQLRRAQRKDATGLLIELSQHGARISNLGGGKYEAGDAVTITTPTDEELPGTIRWAHDGIAGVRLDKPLHLPEIKDLLELNARTQSGEPAEDNLRYGT, from the coding sequence ATGTCGGTGCTCACCATCAGGGCACATAAGCGCTATGCCACAAGGCTGCCGGTGCAACTGCGCCGCGCACAGCGCAAGGATGCCACCGGGCTTCTTATCGAGCTGTCGCAACACGGTGCGCGCATCAGCAATCTTGGCGGCGGCAAGTATGAAGCGGGCGACGCGGTGACGATTACCACGCCTACCGACGAAGAGCTGCCCGGCACCATCCGCTGGGCGCATGACGGTATTGCAGGGGTCCGCCTGGACAAACCGCTGCACCTGCCGGAAATCAAGGACTTGCTGGAACTGAATGCCCGCACACAGTCCGGAGAACCGGCCGAGGACAATCTCCGCTACGGCACCTGA
- a CDS encoding class I SAM-dependent methyltransferase — translation MTIDTDNAWNRFWERDSKRARGQSGGSGCMPSAWQGIADMQKRVWQSFARKLDKGARVLDLATGDGVVLSMLAEGRADLDLTGVDRATALPPAPKGTTLRGGIGMEDLPFEDDSFDAVTSQFGFEYGDIERVAAELARVLRPGGRLGLLTHRLNGPIVAHNRQRKIQILWAIEEQDLIAKARASLAARDAGVGEIPPAIAEAPQAGKAAHGDGSAAWEIAEATRQTLHMGRRDERKKVEAILDEIEAQAKNELGRIASLEDAAAVASDADRVVDVLAEAGLQFSSEAMLTDGRSPDPFADFRTYTLI, via the coding sequence ATGACCATCGACACCGACAATGCGTGGAACAGATTCTGGGAGCGTGACAGCAAGCGCGCCCGTGGCCAGTCTGGCGGCAGCGGCTGCATGCCGTCGGCGTGGCAGGGCATTGCCGACATGCAAAAACGCGTGTGGCAGAGCTTTGCCCGAAAGCTCGATAAGGGTGCGCGCGTGCTCGATCTGGCGACGGGCGACGGCGTGGTCCTATCGATGCTGGCGGAGGGGCGTGCCGATCTCGACCTGACCGGTGTCGATCGTGCCACTGCGCTGCCTCCGGCGCCCAAGGGCACGACCCTTCGTGGCGGTATCGGCATGGAAGACCTGCCTTTTGAGGACGATAGCTTCGATGCCGTCACCAGCCAGTTCGGCTTCGAATATGGCGATATCGAACGGGTAGCTGCCGAACTAGCGCGCGTTCTGCGTCCCGGTGGCAGGTTGGGCCTGCTGACGCACCGTTTGAACGGGCCAATCGTGGCGCACAACCGCCAGCGCAAAATACAGATCCTCTGGGCTATCGAGGAGCAGGACCTGATTGCGAAAGCGCGCGCCAGCCTCGCTGCCCGCGATGCTGGCGTGGGCGAGATACCGCCCGCGATTGCCGAGGCGCCTCAGGCGGGCAAGGCGGCGCATGGCGATGGCTCTGCCGCATGGGAAATTGCCGAGGCTACCCGCCAGACCCTGCACATGGGCCGCAGGGACGAGCGCAAAAAGGTCGAAGCCATCCTCGACGAGATAGAGGCGCAGGCGAAGAACGAACTGGGCCGTATTGCATCGCTCGAGGACGCGGCCGCCGTCGCCAGCGACGCCGACCGCGTGGTGGATGTGCTCGCCGAGGCAGGCCTTCAATTCTCAAGCGAAGCGATGCTGACCGACGGGCGGTCGCCCGATCCCTTCGCGGATTTCCGCACCTACACCCTCATCTAG
- a CDS encoding outer membrane protein assembly factor BamD: MTAKMTVRGALLGATCAMLLTACGGGSSANRPNDLAYVARDVESLYMAAKDRLDRGDLAMSAALFDEVERQHPYSPWARRAQLMSAFSYYAAGEYNRAVQSATRFLSIHPGNRDAPYAYYLIAMSYYEQISDVERDQAVTRQALAAMNEIVRRYPESPYADDARLKIDLINDHLAGKEMEIGRFYERTGQWLAAQLRFQNVVESYQTTSHAPEALYRLTETSLALGLREEALRYSAVLGANYPGNEWYERAFELMEDHAPEQVTIQSGG, encoded by the coding sequence ATGACTGCGAAGATGACCGTCCGCGGCGCGCTGCTTGGCGCCACCTGTGCCATGCTTTTGACCGCTTGCGGTGGTGGCAGCTCCGCCAACCGCCCGAACGATCTGGCCTATGTCGCGCGCGACGTCGAATCGCTCTACATGGCGGCCAAGGACCGGCTCGATCGCGGCGACCTTGCCATGTCGGCAGCCCTGTTCGACGAGGTGGAGCGCCAGCATCCCTATTCGCCATGGGCGCGCCGCGCGCAGCTGATGAGCGCGTTCTCATACTATGCAGCAGGCGAGTATAACCGCGCCGTGCAATCGGCCACGCGCTTCCTGTCGATCCATCCGGGCAATCGCGACGCGCCTTACGCCTACTATCTGATCGCCATGTCGTATTACGAACAGATCAGCGATGTAGAGCGTGACCAGGCCGTCACGCGTCAGGCGCTTGCCGCGATGAACGAGATCGTGCGCCGCTATCCCGAAAGCCCCTATGCCGACGACGCGCGGTTGAAAATCGACCTGATCAACGATCACCTCGCGGGCAAGGAAATGGAAATCGGCCGCTTTTACGAACGGACGGGCCAGTGGCTGGCCGCGCAGCTGCGTTTCCAGAACGTGGTGGAAAGCTATCAGACCACCAGCCACGCGCCCGAAGCGCTCTATCGCCTCACCGAAACCAGCCTTGCGCTGGGCCTGCGCGAAGAAGCGCTGCGCTACAGCGCGGTGCTGGGCGCCAACTATCCCGGCAATGAATGGTATGAGCGCGCGTTCGAGCTGATGGAAGACCACGCGCCCGAGCAGGTGACGATTCAGTCAGGAGGCTAG
- a CDS encoding sigma-70 family RNA polymerase sigma factor codes for MTDTNNLLLERIDTLIRIQALQAVSHLATKTERIMFLSEAGLQPKEIASIVGGKPATVSQIIYDQKKKVKGK; via the coding sequence ATGACGGACACCAACAATCTGCTTCTCGAACGGATTGATACTTTGATCCGTATTCAAGCGCTCCAGGCGGTATCTCATCTGGCGACTAAGACCGAAAGGATCATGTTTCTTTCTGAAGCAGGTCTTCAGCCGAAAGAGATTGCCTCAATTGTCGGCGGGAAGCCTGCCACGGTCAGCCAGATCATTTACGACCAAAAGAAGAAGGTTAAGGGCAAATGA